One stretch of Carassius gibelio isolate Cgi1373 ecotype wild population from Czech Republic chromosome B1, carGib1.2-hapl.c, whole genome shotgun sequence DNA includes these proteins:
- the LOC127949702 gene encoding stimulated by retinoic acid gene 6 protein-like isoform X1 — protein sequence MEECQNGMAVDLFLHCSLVPAVCIVFLLSFVQRRAKAQPFENRFPYLRGRFGIVVPLDFICSLSNRWSYGFAFGAIAPSVIQLFSESYTPFTVPNWAKAIVYLVGAIEVGVAYLPFFACLSTPHRILGGVLGLLYTLTWLIVRLYDTISCPSGRILGPYEKLIILWPFFLCLFFLLGRFVYIIVKAVRIHLQLLTDENEEDLNSHQFIYVQTLLKHPPEWPEEKSWFRRKVYDWDPHFKFPNRMIGTSIISLIGLYTLTLADYSLSAYTFDKLDALIDSLGEIASSCNETNNVFKSLIPRMNEFSFVARRSWLATTIFSTLTSVTYTLHVLVCYRKHLKRLWKGQKTFLPEKFHKPSPAVSVAAITRYSGWQIAFTMWGFLIVHFVQFLFALLFVYAVVLPIQKGHFLSWLSSVGIILLTILLVIALVVVQIILVQVFFLQDKLSPDDKEKPLALNNRKAFHCFNYFFFFYNVVMGLSNCILRLLSSCIVGTWLVSRIDRTIMQRGYESMDPGYSTWIGMIFADHYHSNPVMVSFCHLLLRRTLDKRGPAESSYATFSNNTGGSVGGRVRVRWLLLYTLLRNPALILLRKRKKNNQNDNQDPLLLARAITSQTQQIADLVSNKTPETEPTQSDI from the exons AT GGAGGAATGTCAGAATGGAATGGCAGTGGACTTGTTCCTGCATTGCTCTCTTGTTCCTGCT GTCTGCATTGTGTTTCTGCTCTCATTTGTACAGCGCAGAGCGAAGGCTCAGCCCTTTGAGAATCGCTTTCCATATCTCAGGGGTCGATTTGGCATTGTGGT GCCATTGGATTTCATTTGCAGTCTAAGTAACCGATGGTCTTATGGTTTCGCATTCGGTGCTATTGCCCCCAGTGTGATTCAGCTTTTCTCTGAGTCCTACACACCATTCACTGTGCCTAACTGGGCTAAAG CCATTGTGTACCTGGTAGGGGCAATAGAAGTTGGTGTGGCCTACCTGCCATTCTTTGCTTGTCTTTCAACACCACACCGAATACTAGGAGGGGTTTTAGGTCTTCTTTACACACTCACGTG GCTCATTGTGAGACTGTATGACACGATAAGCTGTCCCTCTGGAAGG ATTTTAGGTCCTTATGAGAAATTGATCATCCTGTGGCCgttcttcctgtgtctgtttttcCTGCTGGGACGGTTTGTGTATATCATTGTGAAGGCAGTAAGAATCCACCTGCAGCTACTAACGGATGAG AATGAGGAGGATCTAAACTCCCATCAGTTCATATATGTACAGACTCTACTGAAACACCCCCCTGAATG GCCAGAGGAAAAGAGTTGGTTTCGAAGGAAAGTGTATGACTGGGATCCTCACTTCAAATTCCCTAACAGGATGATTGGCACATCCATTATCTCTTTGATTGGCTTGTACACG TTGACCCTAGCGGACTACAGCTTGAGCGCCTACACTTTTGACAAGCTAGATGCTTTGATAGACTCACTTGGAGAGATTGCATCATCCTGTAATGAAACAAACAATGTGTTCAAGTCACTCATTCCCAGGATGAACGAGTTCAGCTTTGTTGCAAGAA GGTCTTGGTTGGCAACAACTATTTTTTCCACTCTGACATCTGTTACTTACACTTTACACGTGCTAGTATGTTACAG GAAACATTTAAAGAGGTTGTGGAAGGGACAGAAAACTTTTCTTCCAGAGAAGTTCCATAAACCAAGCCCCGCCGTTAGCGTG GCTGCTATTACAAGATATTCAGGCTGGCAGATTGCCTTCACTATGTGGG GGTTTCTGATAGTTCACTTTGTGCAGTTTCTTTTTGCCTTGCTGTTTGTGTATGCAGTCGTTCTACCAATCCAGAAGGGACACTTTCTCAGCTGGCTTTCTAGTGTAGGCATCATTCT GCTGACAATACTCTTAGTGATAGCCTTGGTGGTAGTGCAGATTATTCTGGTCCAAGTGTTTTTCCTGCAGGACAAACTCTCACCTGACGACAAAGAAAAGCCCCTTGCTCTTAACAATAG AAAAGCATTCCACTGCTTtaactactttttcttcttctataaTGTGGTTATGGGGTTGAGCAACTGCATTTTACGCCTTTTAAGCAGCTGCATTGTGGGTACATGGCTGGTGTCACGTATTGACCGGACCATCATGCAGCGGGGCTATGAGTCGATGGATCCAG GATATAGTACATGGATTGGGATGATATTTGCTGATCATTATCATAGCAACCCAGTTATGGTGTCTTTCTGCCATCTACTGCTTCGCAGAACACTGGACAAACGAGGACCTGCAGAGTCCTCCTATGCAACCTTTAGCAATAACACTG GGGGTTCAGTAGGGGGCAGAGTCCGTGTGCGCTGGCTCCTGCTGTACACACTGCTGAGGAACCCTGCACTCATCCTgctgagaaagaggaaaaaaaacaaccagAATGACAACCAAGACCCACTCCTCTTAGCCCGAGCCATCACCTCACAGACTCAACAAATAGCTGATCTGGTCAGCAACAAAACTCCAGAAACAGAACCAACACAGTCAGACATCTGA
- the LOC127949702 gene encoding stimulated by retinoic acid gene 6 protein-like isoform X2, with product MEECQNGMAVDLFLHCSLVPAVCIVFLLSFVQRRAKAQPFENRFPYLRGRFGIVVPLDFICSLSNRWSYGFAFGAIAPSVIQLFSESYTPFTVPNWAKAIVYLVGAIEVGVAYLPFFACLSTPHRILGGVLGLLYTLTWLIVRLYDTISCPSGRILGPYEKLIILWPFFLCLFFLLGRFVYIIVKAVRIHLQLLTDENEEDLNSHQFIYVQTLLKHPPEWPEEKSWFRRKVYDWDPHFKFPNRMIGTSIISLIGLYTLTLADYSLSAYTFDKLDALIDSLGEIASSCNETNNVFKSLIPRMNEFSFVARRSWLATTIFSTLTSVTYTLHVLVCYRKHLKRLWKGQKTFLPEKFHKPSPAVSVAAITRYSGWQIAFTMWGFLIVHFVQFLFALLFVYAVVLPIQKGHFLSWLSSVGIILLTILLVIALVVVQIILVQVFFLQDKLSPDDKEKPLALNNRKAFHCFNYFFFFYNVVMGLSNCILRLLSSCIVGTWLVSRIDRTIMQRGYESMDPEHWTNEDLQSPPMQPLAITLGVQ from the exons AT GGAGGAATGTCAGAATGGAATGGCAGTGGACTTGTTCCTGCATTGCTCTCTTGTTCCTGCT GTCTGCATTGTGTTTCTGCTCTCATTTGTACAGCGCAGAGCGAAGGCTCAGCCCTTTGAGAATCGCTTTCCATATCTCAGGGGTCGATTTGGCATTGTGGT GCCATTGGATTTCATTTGCAGTCTAAGTAACCGATGGTCTTATGGTTTCGCATTCGGTGCTATTGCCCCCAGTGTGATTCAGCTTTTCTCTGAGTCCTACACACCATTCACTGTGCCTAACTGGGCTAAAG CCATTGTGTACCTGGTAGGGGCAATAGAAGTTGGTGTGGCCTACCTGCCATTCTTTGCTTGTCTTTCAACACCACACCGAATACTAGGAGGGGTTTTAGGTCTTCTTTACACACTCACGTG GCTCATTGTGAGACTGTATGACACGATAAGCTGTCCCTCTGGAAGG ATTTTAGGTCCTTATGAGAAATTGATCATCCTGTGGCCgttcttcctgtgtctgtttttcCTGCTGGGACGGTTTGTGTATATCATTGTGAAGGCAGTAAGAATCCACCTGCAGCTACTAACGGATGAG AATGAGGAGGATCTAAACTCCCATCAGTTCATATATGTACAGACTCTACTGAAACACCCCCCTGAATG GCCAGAGGAAAAGAGTTGGTTTCGAAGGAAAGTGTATGACTGGGATCCTCACTTCAAATTCCCTAACAGGATGATTGGCACATCCATTATCTCTTTGATTGGCTTGTACACG TTGACCCTAGCGGACTACAGCTTGAGCGCCTACACTTTTGACAAGCTAGATGCTTTGATAGACTCACTTGGAGAGATTGCATCATCCTGTAATGAAACAAACAATGTGTTCAAGTCACTCATTCCCAGGATGAACGAGTTCAGCTTTGTTGCAAGAA GGTCTTGGTTGGCAACAACTATTTTTTCCACTCTGACATCTGTTACTTACACTTTACACGTGCTAGTATGTTACAG GAAACATTTAAAGAGGTTGTGGAAGGGACAGAAAACTTTTCTTCCAGAGAAGTTCCATAAACCAAGCCCCGCCGTTAGCGTG GCTGCTATTACAAGATATTCAGGCTGGCAGATTGCCTTCACTATGTGGG GGTTTCTGATAGTTCACTTTGTGCAGTTTCTTTTTGCCTTGCTGTTTGTGTATGCAGTCGTTCTACCAATCCAGAAGGGACACTTTCTCAGCTGGCTTTCTAGTGTAGGCATCATTCT GCTGACAATACTCTTAGTGATAGCCTTGGTGGTAGTGCAGATTATTCTGGTCCAAGTGTTTTTCCTGCAGGACAAACTCTCACCTGACGACAAAGAAAAGCCCCTTGCTCTTAACAATAG AAAAGCATTCCACTGCTTtaactactttttcttcttctataaTGTGGTTATGGGGTTGAGCAACTGCATTTTACGCCTTTTAAGCAGCTGCATTGTGGGTACATGGCTGGTGTCACGTATTGACCGGACCATCATGCAGCGGGGCTATGAGTCGATGGATCCAG AACACTGGACAAACGAGGACCTGCAGAGTCCTCCTATGCAACCTTTAGCAATAACACTG GGGGTTCAGTAG